GGCATCGGCAACATCGCCGACCCCGAGAACTGGGACCTCAAGCACCACGTCGAGGTCGCCATCAAGGCGCACTCCCTCTACAAGCGCGACGTCGAGTACGTCGTCAAAGAGGGCGAAGTCATCATCGTCGACGAGTTCACCGGCCGCCTCATGCCCGGCCGCCGCTGGTCCGATGGATTGCACCAGGCCGTCGAAGCCAAGGAAGGCGTCTCCATCCGCAAGGAAGACCAGACGCTCGCCACCATCACCTTCCAGAACTACTTCCGCATGTACAAGAAGCTCAGCGGAATGACCGGAACCGCCGAGACCGAAGCCGCCGAGTTCGACAAGATCTACAAGCTCGACATCGTCGTCATCCCCACCAATCGCAAGATGCTGCGCATCGAGTACCCCGACGTCGTCTACCGCACCGCGAAAGAAAAGTACTTCGCCGTTGCCGACGAGATTGCGCGTCTGCACGAGCAGCGTCAACCAGTCCTCGTCGGGACCACCAGCATCGAGAAGTCCGAGCTGCTCTCTGACATCCTCAAGCGCAAGAGTGTTCGCCACGTCGTCCTTAACGCCAAGTTCCACGAGAAGGAAGCCGAGATCGTCGCCCAGGCCGGACGCCTCGGCATGGTCACCATCGCGACCAACATGGCCGGTCGCGGTACCGACATCCTCCTCGGCGGCAACTCCGACTTCATCGCCCGCCAGGATCTCGTCCGCAAGTCGCAGGCCCGTGCCGTCTCCGACGCCGAGGGAGCCATCTCTCCCGTCGCAGGCCCCGGCATGTTCCGCTTCTATTACTCTTCGCAGGAGTTTGAGACCACGCAGGAGGCTTGGGACGCAGCGGTTGCCGCCCACTCCACTGCCGCGGACAAGGAACACGACGCCGTAATCGCCTCCGGTGGCCTTCACATCATCGGCACCGAGCGCCACGAGTCGCGCCGCGTCGACAACCAGCTTCGAGGACGCGCCGGACGCCAGGGCGACCCCGGTGCCTCGCGCTTCTACCTCTCACTCGAAGACGACCTCATGCGCATCTTTGCCCGCGAATGGGTCTCCACTCTGCTCCAGCGCCTCGGCATGGAAGAGGGCGTTCCCATCGAGAGCGGCATGATCTCCCGCCGCATCGAAGCCGCGCAGAAGGCCGTCGAAACCCAGAACTTCGAATCCCGCAAGCACGTCCTCGAGTACGACGACGTCATGAACAAACAGCGCGAGGCCGTCTACGGCCTGCGTAAGCAGTTGATGGAAGGCGTCGACCAGAAGCAGCTCATCACCGACGACTATCTCTCCACCATCCTCTCCAACGTACTTGACGAGAACGCGCCTGAAAAAGCGCACCCCGAAGAGTGGAAGACAGAAGCACTCTTCTCGCAGCTTTATGACCTTTTCGGTGCTCATCTCGAAAAGGAGATCGACGTCACCAACCTCAGCCGTCACGAGCTGGGCGAAGCCATCTTCGAGAACCTGCGCGCCCGTTACGAGGTCAAGGAAAAGATCCTCGGCGCACAGGCCATGCGCTATCACGAGCGCGTCGTGATGCTCTCTGTCCTCGACGGCCTCTGGAAGGACCATCTCCTCCAGATGGACCACCTCAAGGAAGGCATCGGCCTGCGCGGCTACGCCCAGCAGGACCCGCTCGTCGCCTACAAAAAAGAGTCCTTCGAGATGTTCGAGGCCATGATGCTCCGCTTCCAGGAAGATACTGTTCGCCACCTCTTCCGCATGCAGATCATCGGTCCCGACGGGACCCCCATCGAGAGCCTCGACCAGCTCCCTCACGGTTATGGCGGATCGGCCCCGATCGATGCTCCACCCGCTCAACCCGCCCTCGCCTCCGAGGCCGCGCACGCTCCGCAGCATGCTCCCGTACCCATCCCAACCCGCGCGCCTTCAACCACCATCGACGAGCTCGAGCGCGAGTTCCAGCGCAAAAAGCAGCGCGAGCTCGATCTCGCCCGTGCCGCAGGAGGAGCCGCCGCAAACAACGGCAACACACCCCGCGTCACCGGCGAAAAGGTCGGACGCAACGATCCATGCCCATGCGGTTCCGGCAAAAAATTCAAAAAGTGCCACGGCGCAGACGCCTAGCGAACCTCTGATTAAGTCCGGTTTTGTTAAGGGCACCCGTTCGACTGCGCTAAGGGCAGGCTCTTCAGCCGTGCCGCAAGTGGCTTGTCTGCAATGCGGCTTTAGCCGCTGAGGGAATGTTCGGATACTTAATCAGACCTTCCCTAGAGCATTTTTCCTCGGATGAGGGCCAAGGGCCCGACATATTCAGCCTGGGCCGAAAGGCCCAGGTAAGGAATGCCCATCAAGGCCCTGCGCGCTGTAAGCGCGACATAATCCACTCTGGAAGACTACTCCTGACGGAATATTGATCTAGATTGATCTAAGCAGCCACCAAAAGCACGAAAGCGACAGTGTTTCGTGCGCTGCCGCCTAATAATTAACTGTGTCATCCCGCGGCGACGCGGAGGAATCTGCTTTTTCCCTACAGCTTGTCGATATCATCCAGCAGCAGCTTGGCCTTCGTCGCCAGCGTCTTCGCTCCTTCAGTATCGCCTGAGGTCAACGCCTCCTGCGCCTGACGCTGGAAATTCCTTACTGTACTAAGTTGCGCCTTCTGCTCTTCGATCTTCTGCGCGGAAAATCCGCTGATGCGCTTCTCATTCGCCGCAATCAGCCCGGCCGCCTCCTGCTGTGCTCTCGGGCTGGTATCGCCGCCAGAAGACAGCGAGCCAATCTTTGCCACCTCCGGTGCCGGCGATGTTGAGGTCGCTGGCGCATCCCCATTGGGCTGGGCAATCGTCCCCGGGGGAACCGCCACAACCTGCGGCGCCCTTCTGCGCCGCTCCCGCTTGATCTTTGAGGCCGCCGACGCATAGGGCACGGGGGGTAGCTTGATCTGCGGAACCTCCACCATCGCAGGGTGGTCCACTGGTGGAGGAGTCTCCAGGTCCACCGGCTGGGTAATCTGTGGCAGGGGAGGAACGACTGCCTTATGATGGCACCCGAATAAGCCACACAGGAGCCCCGCACTTACAACGGCGGCCCGTATGTCTCGTAATGTCGTACCGTGCATCAAACGTGCTCTCCTACGGCTCTGCTCCTGGCTCCCAGCGTGGCCTTCCTTGTCTCTGTTGCCGATCCTGCCGCCATCGGCAATCGCAGCGTGAATGTTGTCCCTCGATCGGCTGCTGCAGGGTCTGGGTTCGATCGCACATCGAGCGCGCCGCCATGTATTTGCAGAATACGGTACGTCAGCGCCAATCCGATTCCGCTTCCGCGAGGTTTTGTTGTGAAATAAAGTTCAAATATCCGTGGAAGCACATCCGCAGGTATCCCGACGCCCTGGTCCATAATCTCGACCACGCTGAATTGGTGGTCTCTCCGAACCGTCACTCTCACCGTTCCGCCGTCGGGCATGGCCTGCATTCCGTTCAGAAGCAGGTTCAGCACCGCCTGACGCACCAACTCTGCATCCACTCTAACCAACACCGGATCCGCCGGCGCGTCCACCAGCACGCGGACCCCATTCTCCTGCATCTCGGCCGAAGCCAGCTCCACAACGGCCCCGATCACCCGCCTCAGGTCGTGCTCCTTCAACGTCAGCTCCATCGGCCGTGAGAAGTCTGCGAGCGTCTGCACCACGCGGTCCAGCCGCTGCATCTCGTTTGCCAGAATGTCGACATGCCGCTGGGCCCCGCCAAACGCCTCCGGCCCCGCGGCATTCAGCTTGCCCTTCAATAGCTCCAGATGCACCACCATGGCATTGATAGGGTTCTTCACCTCGTGGCCGACACCGGCGGTAAGCCTTCCAATCGCCGCCAGTCTCCGTGCAATCTCAAGCTCCTGTCCCAGCTGCATCATCGACTCAATATCGCGCAGCGTCAGCAGCGTTCCCATGCTTCCGCCGCCCAGTCCATCGTCGATGCGGTCCAGCGAGATCTGCACCTGCCTTCCATCCTCCAGCGTCACTCGCTCCGCGCTCACCTGGTCGCCGCTCGCGAACGCGCTCAACACAGCAGCTCCCAGCGCCGTATCCGGCTCAAAGATCTCCTCCAACTGCTTGCCCACCAACTCGCCTTCGGAACGGTTCAAAAAGTACGCCACCGCATCCGACACCATCACTGCCCGATGGTCTTCCGTGAACATCAGCACGCCGTCGCGCAGCGTATCCAGCATCTGGTTAAGGTTTGCCTGTAGCGCCGTATATCCGGCCTCCTTGGTGCGAATTTGTTCTCCCAGACGGTCGATTGTCTGCGATACCCTCACCACCGCATCGCTGTCCGATTCATTCGACTCCTCCAGCGACGGCTTCACTCCCTGTTGCAGCGATAGTTTCTCAAGCTGCCTGCTGATCGACTCAATCGGCTGCAACGCCAGGTTAGCCAGCAGCGCGGCAAACATCATCGCGGCCACCGCCGCCAGCAGCGCAAACAGCGCCGCCGCCCGCAGCCATGGCTCATACGAGTTCTTCAGAAACGTCGAGCGCACCCCCACATGCACGACCAGAAACGGCTGCCCATTGCGGTCCAGCGCCTGCACCGTATCCAATACCCGCGGCTTACCGAACACCTGCCGAATCTGAAATGCGACGCTTCCCGTCTGCAGGATATCCAGGCTGCTGCGACGTCCTATCCGCTGGTTCACTCCATCGGGATCGGTGCTCACCACCGCTACTCCGTGAGCGTCCACCACGCTCACATCCTGCACCGTCGGCGAGTAGCGCACGATGGCATTCATGATGTCGCCCAATGGCAGATGGCTCCGCAGAGCGTCCCTCACCGCCGCATCGAAGGCCTGGTCCGTCCCATCGGAAGGAGGATTGGCGCGAAGTCCCGTCTCCACCGCCTGGCGCGTCATCAGCACCACTTCGTGCGCAAGCACGTCGTTGGCTGCAGCCGTCTGCTCGATCCTCTGCCGCAGCAGCTCACCGACGAATAACGTCGACAGCACCGCAACAATCGCAAACGTCAGCCCCGTAGCCGATACCACCAGCTTCGTCTTCAGGCGCATCGCTAGTCCACCAGAGCAGAATTATTCGAGTATTCCTTTAACTTGTTCTGCAAAGTCTTTGAACTTATTCCAAGTATCTCCGCAGCCTTTGTCTTGTTATTGTGCGTCGACAGCAACGTCTTCAGAATAAGCTGGCGCTCAGCCTCGTCCACCGTCGTGCCAACCTCGACACGGACCGTGTTCTGGTCCTCCAGATACTTGTCCACCGCGCTCAAACGCACCGTCCCGCTGTCCGAGATGCTCTCCGGAACCGCAAACCGCCCGCTCTTCGTCAACACAGGAGCAAACCCCGGCTCGCCAAAATGAGGCGGCAGATGCTCCACGCTCAGCATTCCCGTCCCAGCCAGAATCGTGGCCCGCTCTATCGTGTTGCGAAGCTCGCGCACATTGCCCGGCCAGCTATAAGCCTCCATCCGCTTCAGCAGGGTGTCCTTCACTCCTGTCACCGAGCAGTTGTGACGCTCGTTCATGTCCGTGATCATCTTCTGCGCAATCGCGCCAATATCCTCCACATGCTCGCGCAGCGGCGGCATCTGGATATTGAACACATTCAACCGGTAGTACAGGTCGCCACGCAGTTCACCCGCGGCAACCGCAGCCTCCGGGTCTTTATTCGTTGCGGCGACTACACGCACATCCACCGGCGTTTCGACCTTGCTGCCAAGCCTGCGCAGCGTTCTGTTCTCCAGCACGCGCAACAGCTTCGCCTGCGTCGCGGCCGGCATCTCGCCAATCTCGTCCAGCAGCAGGGTTCCCTCCTCCGCCAGCTCAAAGCAGCCCGCCCTGCGCTCCAGCGCGCCCGTAAATGCGCCCTTCTCATGCCCGAAGATCTCGCTCTCGATCAGCGTCTCGGGAATCGCCGCGCAGTTCACCGCCACAAACGGCTTGTTGCGCCGCGAGCTCAGTTCGTGCAGCGCACGCGCCACAAGCTCCTTGCCCGTACCGCTCTCCCCGGTTACCAGAACGCTTACGTTTGAAGGCGCCACACGCTCAATCAGCGAGAAGATCTGCTTCATCTTCTGCGACGTGCCCACCAGCGGCCCCAGCATGCCCGTATCGCGCTGCTTGCGCTTCTTCGCCTCGAACTCCGTGTCCGCATCCGTGTCGTGTTGCAGGCTGGCGTTCTGTAGAATCGTCCGCAGCCGCATCGGGTCAACCGGCTTCGGCACATAGTCGTAAGCGCCGATACGCATCGCCTCCACCGCCGACTCGATCGACCCCTGCGCCGTCATCATCACCACCGCAATCCGCTCCGGCAGCTCGCCGATGCGCCGCAGAAGCTCCATGCCATCCATCCGGGGCATCTTCAGGTCCGTCACCACAATGGCAGGCTTCCACGAGGACACCTTCTCCAGCCCCTCAGCCCCATCCGCTGCGCCTTCAGCCCGGTATCCCCAGCTCTCGATCAGCTCGGTCAGCCCCGTGCGCGCATGGATCTCATCTTCGACGATTAAAACTCTTTCCAAACCTGTCCCTGCTTTCCTGTCATCTTTTGGGACCACCTTGAGCCGGATGTCCAATTGGATGCTTCAAACTTAAAGTGTATCGCCCGGAGCGCCTCAATAGATACCCCCTGGGACGCCTCCCAATCACCCCACAAAAACGCGAAATCCCCTGTTTTTCGTCCCGATTCCCATGGCATCGCATGGCAAGTCGACCGGTCGCCCTCCCCCGGCACCATCTCCAAGTTATTCTTATCTCATGCTGGAACCCGAAATCACCGCAGAGGCGTATGCCGAGCTCCGCAAACAGGACAAAGCTCCCCTCTTATTAGACGTCCGCGAGCCATGGGAGGCTCACGCCGCCAGCCTCCCCGAGGCCAAATTGATGCCCATGGGCGATGTCCCCTCCCGCTCCCACCAGGAACTCGACCCCGACCAGCCCATCGTCGTCCTCTGCCATCACGGCATGAGGTCGCTCTCCGTCACCATGTGGCTGCGCAATCAGGGCTTCGACCACGTCCAATCCCTCGCCGGAGGAATCGATCGTTGGTCCCGCTTCATCGACCCCGCAGTTCCTCGCTACTGAATCGCCTCGTCCTCCTCCCCCCAAAACCTCTATTTCCACCTCCATCTAGCCTTTACGCAGAAACCTGCATCCTAAAGACAGAAGCGGGGGCGGGCAGTGACACATAGGCAACCATCGAAGGCCGGGCAACGGAAACCTGGTTCTTCTCGAAAAACAGCCGGTGGCAAAGGCAAGAAACTCCGCGAGGAGCACGTCCCTTCACCGCGGCTGCTGCCAAAGCGGCATCACAAGACTGACGATAGCTCCGCCCTTCTTTCCTCCATCGTCGAAAGCTCCGACGACGCCATCGTCAGTTGTACTCTCGACGGCAAAATCACCAGTTGGAACGCCGGAGCAGAAAAGATATTCGGCTACTCCGCTGTCGAGGCCATCGGGCGACCCACCTCGGTCCTCACCTCCGCCACGGCAAAAGACGACGCCGCAAACGTCCTTCGCAAGATCCGTCTCGGCCAGCGCGTCGACCACTACGAGACCTGGCGTCGCCATAAAGACTCCTCCGACATCTTCGTCTCTCTCACGGTCTCTCCCGTATACGACTCCTCCGGCAAAATCGTCGGCGCCTCAAAGATCGCTCGCGACATCACCGCCTCGCATCACGCTGAACAGGCACTTCGCAACGCCGACAAACTCGCCCTCGCCGGACGCATGTCCGCCAGCATCGCCCACGAGATCAACAATCCTCTCGAGGCCATCACCAACCTGCTCTTCCTCCTCCAGCAGGAACCAATCTCCGAACCGGGACGCGCCTATCTCCAACTCGCCCAGAGCGAGCTCACTCGCGTCACCCGCATCGTCTCGCAGACCCTCAGTTTCTTCCGCACTGCAACCCAACCTGCATTCGAGGACCTGGCAACCGCCGCAGAGAACGCCCTCGCACTCCACGCCGGAAGACTGCTCCTCTCCAATGTCTCTGTTGAAACCGCCTACCTCGCTGCCTCGCCCCTGCTCTGCCATCCGGGTGAAATGCGGCAGATCCTGGCAAACCTCATCGGCAACGCGCTCGACGCCATGGCGTCGAAAGGCCGTCTGGTCCTCCGTATTCGTCCGGCAACAAGCACAACATCCGGCACTCAGGGAATCAGGCTCACCGTCGCCGACACCGGCTCGGGAATGACACAGGCAACCCAGAGCCGTCTCTTCGATCCCTTCTACACTACAAAAGGATCGGCCGGCACAGGCCTCGGTCTTTGGGTCACCCGGCAGATCGTTCAGAACCACAAAGGGCGCATCTCCGTGCGGAGCAGCCAGTCTCCCGCCCACAGTGGCACTGTCTTCTCTATCTTCTTTCCCTATCTCGCGGCAGTTCCCGCGCAGACCGGCCTACAGCCTGACCCATGCTCTATTTCGCCCGGGGATGAGTCTCGTCATACACACGCTGCACTTGACCAACCGTCAGTTGCGTATAACGCTGCGTAGTCGACAGACGTTCGTGCCCCAGCATCTCCTGGATCGCGCGCAGGTCCGCCCCCTCCTCCAGCATGTGCGTCCCAAACGCATGACGCAGCGTGTGCGGATGAACGTCCGCCGCCAGTCCCCGGCTGAGAGCAATGGCCTTCACGATCCTTCCCACGCTCCGCGTCGTCAGCCTGCAATCTCCCCTCATGCGGAGGTTCGTCAGCAACGGCCCGCCGTGCACCTTCGCTCCTTTACCCGCTGTGATCAGCCGGGCCTCGCGTGCCGGAAGATACTCCCGCAATGCGATCGCCGCTTCATCGCCCAGGGGAACAAGCCTCTCCTTCTTCCCTTTGCCGCGAACCAGAATCGCATCGTCTCCCCACTTCACGCTGTCCACGTTCAGCCCTACCAGCTCCGAGTTGCGAATCCCGCAGCCATACAGCAGCTCAAAGATCACACGGTCGCGCTCCGGCCACGCCACCGCACCCACATCTTCCGCAGATAGCTTCTTCGCCTTTGTTCGGGTACCAGGCTTTTCAAGCGAATTGAGCACGCGGTTCACCTCCTCCGCGCTCGGTACACGCGGAAGGTGCTTCGGCAGCTTCGGCGTGCTCACCAGCAGCGCAGGGTTCTGCTCCACCACACCCTCCTTCGCCATCCACTTGAACCAGCTCCGCACTGCTGCCAGCGCCCGCGCCGCGCTCGCCTTCGTCAGCCCGCGCTGATAGAGCACCCCCAGATACGCTCGAATATGCAGGTGCTCGACAGTCTTTACCTTGGCGTCCTTGCCCAGCAGCTCTTCCAGATAGGCGGTGAAGTTACGCACCTCCCGCGCATACGCCCGCACCGTATGCTCCGACGCTCCACGCTCGTTCGCCAGCATCGAAAGAAAACGCTCCGCCAACCTCGCAAACTCACTCACCTGTTCCATCGTTATCTCATCATCCTGAACGAAGTGAAGGATCCCTGTATCTCGTTGTTGCTGCGCTTAGCCGCAAAACCGGGTGCCCATATCTGGCGAAGCCGGATGTAGCCTTCGCGCCAAACACGGTGTTCACCCCGCATTCGCCCGTCGTCGCCCCCGCGGATGATGCATCCGATGCACCTGCTTCAGCCGCCCCAGCGCCACATGCGTATACACCTGCGTCGTCGCAATGTCCGCATGACCAAGCAGTGTCTGTACGCTTCTCAGGTCCGCGCCATGCTCCACCATGTGCGTCGCGCAGCTATGCCGCAGCTTGTGAGGACTCGCTTTCGTCCCGGTCGGAGAAGCCGCCCGCACCATCTCCCAAACCCACTGCCGCGTCAGAGGCTTGCCCCTCACACTCAGAAACAACGCCCGCTGCATCGCCCCGTTCACCAGCTCCGGTCTTCCCAGCTTCAAATACATCTCCAGCGCCTCGACCGCCGCACGCCCCAGAGGAACAATGCGCTCCTTGTCCCCTTTGCCTCGAACCAGCGCGCGGCCGGCATCGAGATTCAAGTCCTCGACATGCAGTCCGCATATCTCCGAAACCCGCAGACCCCCTGCGTAAAGCAGCTCGAGAATCGCATGGTCGCGCAGCGATAACCCATCCGCATCCGCCGCACGGGCCGCCGTTCCCGTCCGGTCCAGCATCACCGTCACATCGCTCTCCGCAAGGCTCTTCGGCAGAATCTTCCAGCTCGACGGCGACTCCACATTCACCGTGGGATCATGCGTAATCTTCTTGTCCATCAGCAGCCAGCGATAGAACCCGCGTAGCGCGCTCAGCTTCCGCGCAATCGACCGCGACTCCACCCCATGCCCGCGCAGCCCCTCCATAAATCCGCTCACATCCGCCTGCCGCGCTCCCACCAACAGACCATCGCGCCCCTCAACATGCTCCGCAAACTGCTCAATATCGCGCCGGTATGCCTCGCACGTCGCTGGACGCATTCCCTTCTCCACACGCAGATACGTCACATACTCGCGCACAATCCGTACGTTCCCCGTACTCTCGCCCTGTTCCTGCATGACCTCATTATCGTTGCGCGGACACACACCAACGCCGCACAGACTACGCCCCGTACCCACCTAGCTACGAACCCTCCCACGCACCCCTCGCAAATCTTTCGCAACAAGCGTGTGAATCTGAAATGCGTCTTCGGAAAGCAACCGGGGTGTCATCCTGAGCGATGCTTGGCGCGCTCTTGCGCCAAACATCGCCGCATCCTGGCCAAACGCTCCGGGCGCGACGACGCATCCATCTTGATGACTTACCATGATGCTCTCTCTAACTCATCCCGCGTGAGGTTACTCATGACGCCCATCGACCCCTGGCTCGCACTCGGAGTAGCCGCCTCCACCGCCGCCACCGACGCCGTCTACGTCCTGTTCAACGCCGCCGTCTCCTCGCGCCGCCGCATCCCGGCCGCCACCTGGAGCAGCATCTGGTATCTCCTCTCCGCCTTCGCCGTCATCAGCTACACCCACCACTGGCTCTACGTCGTCTTCGCCGCCGCAGGCTCCTGGATCGGAGCCTATCTCTCCATGACCTTCCTCTCCCGCGACAAACCTCTCACCGGCCCCCGCACAACATAGTCGAAACTTTCTCCTGTCCCGCGAAGATCGGGCGCCCCATCTTCGCAACGGCTTTATCGCCGCTAAGGCAGGACATTCGCGCAAAGCGCGGACCGGCTCAATCGCCACTGGTAAACTGGAAGGCAGTCATGTTCGAGAATCTTTCCGATAAGCTCCAGCGCTCCTTCAAAAACCTCCGCGGCCAGGGAACCATCACCGACGAGAACGTCTCCGACGCCCTCCGCGAGATTCGCATCGCCCTCATCGAGTCCGACGTGAACCTCGCCGTCGTCGACCAGATCATCGAGCACATCCGCACTCGCGCCATGGGCTCGCTCGTCGCCACTGCCCTCTCCCCCACCGAGCAGCTCGTCAAGATCGTCCACGACGAGCTCGTCAACATCCTCGGCAAGGACACCGCGCGCTTCCAGAAGGCCTCGCAGCCGCCCTCCGTCATCCTCATGGCCGGCTTGCAGGGCTCCGGTAAAACCACCACCTCCGCCAAGCTCGCCCAGTGGCTCAAGAAGGCCGGCCACCGCCCCATGCTCGTCTCCGTCGACGTCTACCGCCCCGCCGCCCGCGAGCAGCTAAAGGTCGTCGCCCAGTCCATCAACGCGCAGCTCTACGAAGGCAAACTCGACCCCTCAACCACACACGGCACCGACGACGTCCTCCGTCTCGCCCGCGAAGCCAAACGCGAGGCCGCCAACTTCGGCTGCGACATGCTCATCGTCGACACCGCCGGCCGCCTCGGCATCGACCAGGCCCTCATGGACGAGATGGCGCAGCTCAAAAAGCTCCTCTCCCCCTCCGAGATCCTCTTCGTCGCCGACGCCATGACCGGCCAGGACGCAGTCAACTCCGCCAAGGCCTTCAACGACCGCCTCGCCATCACCGGAGCCATCCTCACCAAGATGGACGGCGACGCCCGCGGCGGCGCTGCCCTCTCCATCCGCAACATCACCGGCCAGCCCATCAAGTTCCTCGGCACCGGCGAAAAGCCCGACGCCTTCGAGCCCTTCCACCCCGACCGCATCGTCTCCCGCATCATGGGCCACGGCGACATCGCCACCCTGCTCGA
This region of Acidobacteriota bacterium genomic DNA includes:
- the ffh gene encoding signal recognition particle protein, which gives rise to MFENLSDKLQRSFKNLRGQGTITDENVSDALREIRIALIESDVNLAVVDQIIEHIRTRAMGSLVATALSPTEQLVKIVHDELVNILGKDTARFQKASQPPSVILMAGLQGSGKTTTSAKLAQWLKKAGHRPMLVSVDVYRPAAREQLKVVAQSINAQLYEGKLDPSTTHGTDDVLRLAREAKREAANFGCDMLIVDTAGRLGIDQALMDEMAQLKKLLSPSEILFVADAMTGQDAVNSAKAFNDRLAITGAILTKMDGDARGGAALSIRNITGQPIKFLGTGEKPDAFEPFHPDRIVSRIMGHGDIATLLERAESTLDKGKAEAFAKKALTGDGFTLEDFRDQLRQIKKMGSMKSILKMLPSVGPFAGMSQAIDNVDEGQFTRVESIINSMTKKERADHEIINGNRRKRIARGSGTTVQDVNNLLRQYAQMRKVFKTMGSGGGIKAQQRMMSQMQGRQKFGR